In a genomic window of Quercus lobata isolate SW786 chromosome 4, ValleyOak3.0 Primary Assembly, whole genome shotgun sequence:
- the LOC115986897 gene encoding cellulose synthase A catalytic subunit 3 [UDP-forming] has translation MNALVRVSAVLTNGPFLLNLDCDHYINNSKALREAMCFLMDPNLGKHVCYVQFPQRFDGIDRNDRYANRNTVFFDINLRGLDGIQGPVYVGTGCVFNRTALYGYEPPLKPKHKKAGFLSSLCGGSRKKGSKSSKKGSDKKKSSKNVDPAVPIFSLEDIEEGVEGAGFDDEKSLLMSQMSLEKRFGQSAVFVASTLMENGGVPQSAKPETLLKEAIHVISCDYEDKSEWGTEIGWIYGSVTEDILTGFKMHARGWRSIYCMPKRPAFKGSAPINLSDRLNQVLRWALGSVEILLSRHCPIWYGYNGRLKWLERFAYINTTIYPITALPLLMYCTLPAVCLLTNKFIIPQISNIASIWFISLFLSIFATGILEMRWSGVGIDEWWRNEQFWVIGGVSAHLFAVFQGLLKVLAGIDTNFTVTSKASDEDGDFAELYLFKWTTLLIPPTTLLIINLVGVVAGISYAINSGYQSWGPLFGKLFFAFWVIVHLYPFLKGLMGRQNRTPTIVVVWSILLASIFSLLWVRVDPFTTRVTGPDVTQCGINC, from the exons ATGAATGCACTT GTTCGAGTATCAGCAGTGCTTACCAATGGACCTTTCTTGTTGAATCTTGATTGTGATCACTACATAAACAACAGCAAGGCCTTGAGAGAAGCTATGTGTTTCCTAATGGATCCCAACCTTGGAAAACATGTTTGTTACGTTCAGTTTCCACAGAGGTTTGATGGTATTGATAGGAATGATCGATATGCCAACCGAAATACTGTCTTCTTTGAT ATCAACTTGAGAGGTCTGGATGGCATTCAAGGCCCTGTTTATGTGGGTACTGGATGCGTCTTCAATAGAACAGCTTTATATGGTTATGAGCCACCTCTCAAACCTAAGCATAAGAAAGCTGGATTTTTATCTTCGCTTTGTGGTGGGTCAAGAAAGAAGGGTTCAAAATCTAGTAAAAAGGGTTCAGACAAGAAGAAATCTAGCAAGAATGTAGACCCCGCTGTGCCTATTTTCAGTCTAGAGGATATAGAAGAGGGTGTGGAAG GTGCTGGATTTGACGATGAAAAGTCACTACTCATGTCCCAAATGAGCCTGGAGAAAAGGTTTGGTCAGTCTGCTGTTTTTGTTGCGTCTACACTTATGGAGAATGGTGGTGTTCCACAATCTGCAAAACCAGAAACTCTTCTTAAAGAGGCTATTCATGTCATCAGCTGTGATTATGAGGACAAATCAGAATGGGGAACTGAG ATTGGATGGATTTATGGCTCTGTTACTGAAGATATTCTGACAGGATTTAAGATGCATGCTCGTGGTTGGCGATCAATATACTGCATGCCCAAGCGCCCAGCCTTTAAAGGGTCTGCTCCTATTAATCTGTCAGATCGTTTGAACCAAGTGCTTCGATGGGCTTTAGGTTCTGTGGAAATTCTTCTCAGTAGACATTGCCCTATCTGGTACGGTTATAATGGCAGGCTTAAATGGCTTGAGAGGTTCGCATATATCAACACCACCATCTATCCAATCACTGCCCTTCCTCTTCTTATGTATTGTACTTTGCCGGCTGTCTGTCTACTTACAAACAAGTTCATTATTCCACAG ATCAGTAACATTGCAAGTATATGGTTTATATCACTCTTTCTTTCCATCTTTGCTACCGGTATCCTAGAGATGAGGTGGAGTGGTGTTGGAATTGACGAGTGGTGGAGAAATGAGCAGTTTTGGGTCATTGGTGGTGTTTCAGCCCATCTCTTTGCCGTTTTCCAAGGTTTGCTTAAAGTACTTGCTGGTATTGACACCAACTTCACAGTTACATCCAAGGCATCAGATGAAGATGGAGACTTCGCTGAATTGTACTTGTTCAAGTGGACAACCCTTCTCATCCCACCAACAACTCTCCTTATCATAAACTTGGTTGGAGTCGTTGCAGGGATTTCCTATGCCATCAACAGCGGTTACCAATCATGGGGTCCTCTCTTTGGGAAGCTCTTCTTTGCCTTTTGGGTGATTGTCCATCTGTATCCCTTCCTTAAAGGTTTGATGGGTCGCCAGAACCGGACACCCACCATTGTTGTCGTCTGGTCAATTCTCCTTGCTTCAATTTTCTCATTGTTATGGGTGCGAGTAGATCCATTTACCACTAGAGTTACGGGTCCAGATGTTACGCAGTGTGGAATCAACTGCTAG